gggtAGATCAAGGTGATACGCGTCATTACCAATGTGAGCCGGAATCTTGTATGGTTTGAAGAACCGGAAAAAGATAGTTTCTGGTTCAACCTGTCGGCCAACGACATCTGTATTTATGGTTGGAGCTTGAGGTAAACAGAATCAGGTGTGGTTGAGATGCAGGCAGTGGAGGGTAGGAGGCATGTCGACGTCCATGCCCTCTGGTGGTGACTGTGGAGGCGAGCGTTGTGCCGGCGACCCTTGCCAGGCGTCCCTTATCATGCTACGGCGGCGGCCTTGGTGGATGCGATGGGGAAGTTGGAGGATGCGGCAGTCATGCCTGGGCGGTGCCGTCGCGGCCAGAACTGGGTGGCTGCGGTGAGGGCGGCGATGTGAGGGAATGTGTGTGGAGGGGGAAGAAAGGCATTGTGACACCGACGAGCGGGTCAGGGGTGACAAGGACGGGCGTTACGCGCATCCGTGCCAGCGCAAACCAGCTTAGATTTGGTTTGGAAATGGGTCGCGACAGACAGAAAAGCGGACCCTCATCTATTTGTGTCGGTGCGTTGGGCCGCTTTTTCTGTCCGCCTCAACCCAAACAGAGGCAGCCCGACAAAATGAGTCGCCGTGTTGGAGTTGATCTTACCTCCCAATTAATAAGTTGTTTCGAATCAGCATTTCAACATCAATTTGACAATAACAAAATGTCTTCTTCGCAAAAGTACCACatcaaaataaaaaaaaggatAGCCCGGTGCAGATAGCTCCTACTTGTGTAGGGTCCGGGGAAGAGTCTGATCACTTTAGGTCGCTTGTACGTAGTTTTTTCCTGTATTTTCTACAAGAGGTTGTTTTCACGACTCAGACCCGTGACCTCCACACAATACTAGGAGTGTAAAATTGAATTCTTCCATGACTTCCAAAGAACTACGGGCAACAAAAGTAAGGGCACAAGCTTCACACAAAAGGTTACATGGGGCAATGGGGCCTCGATTTTTTTTGGCATCCATATTCGCATCTAGTTTAATGGACAGGGGTAGGTTCATATGCTATCCTGCGTAGTGCCAAATTATGGCCAAGGAACATGGTTCCCTCCCATCAGATACagcttagagcatctctagcagaccccgcataagTGGTCAAACCCGCAAAAAATTTGTCTTTTACAGTTTTGGGCGAAAAAAGCGTCCAAAATAGAAGCCGTAAAAGTAGTCCAACCCGTAAAATTTTTAAGGGCCACCGCAAATGCACACCCGAAACCCTTATCTTTGGAGGTTGGAAGGCCGAATATAGGGGGGCCCTATACCGGTCAAACCTCGTCGAAGGAAATACGCCGCCGCGGAGTTTTCCGGAATCCGCCCTAAACTCTCCGGAATTCATCACCGCACATCGAAAAAGGCCGCTTCTGTCCATTGGGTCGTGGGTGCGCCCACCGCGCGGCCACACCCCAAATCATGTCTGGGGTGGACGTgattaaaaaacaaaaaaataaaataaaatgccccAAAAAGTAAATAAACGTAAATATAAAAACATAAAACATAAGTTAACCATCACGACCACAAAACGGCCCAGTTTCACGGTTCACATTGCCATAATTAAcgtaaaacacaaaataaaaaccGCCGCCTGCGCTCCTGCCGTGGCCGTCGCCGTCTTCAGTgaccgccgttgtcgtcgtcgtcgctgacgAGGTCGACGTAGTCCGGCGGCGTCCAGAGGTGGGACAGCGGTGCATGGTACACGGGGGCGGGCTGAAAGGCGGGAGGTGCCTGCACCACCTCCTCCCGTGGCGACGCCTCCCGCTCCAGTGACCGCGGCGGCGTGCGGCACCAATTCACGCCCCCCACGGCGTCGGCCATCTTCGGAGCCGTGCACGAACAGCTCCACTGCTGGCCCACcaggtgtaacaccccggatgtaactttccatatttgtaactccaactcttgccattttcggctatgtgttatgatattccctccgtggttgggttttgtttttcgttttgcattttgtttttgtcatgcattgctttgtgaggAGTGCATCAAgttcaccaagatgccttcataatactgtttctgccatgctctgttttctgccaagtctgaaacttgttaacgaaacttgctatgtttacatgggtgccatcatatcttctgatcctttttggctcatggtcattaagggacttttgttctatgcatttagttgattcgtgccatgccttgttttgctatgttaagttcctgtagcatgtgtttttcttgctctgaacattgctacctgatgctgtttcaggcatgtccagtaatttcactaagtctgtgaaccggttatcttttgcacttttgccatgcttgtttgaacctgttatgttgtgatctagccatagctcagtgttcatcttttgtaaagcatctcctgtagattactgccatatgctttgttgctatgttgaagtgttgtagcatagttgcttgttgcattctaagtgctatcatgctgttaatcgcagattcgtgtcattcttgttttgcttgccgtttgcaaaccgtgcatccgtttccggtgatctttatatcgatttcaaccgaaatcatctcatctttccagtggcatgatTGGTTTGTccagttactgccttgttcatcatttttcttccgtagcacgcatatgcatcgcataccatatctcgcatatcatacatgttttgcatcatgttgcttgtgcatttctcgtcattgattgtggttccgttgcttgtgttcttgttttgggtagagccgggagatgagttcgtgaacgaggaacctgttgagtacgcttacgaggatcaagcttttgacagctctgagaaccttgcaggcaagatgaccataccctcgaaatcacttctatctttgctttgctagttgttcgttcttttgccatgttgcgctacctaccacttgctatatcatgcctcccttattttccatgtcaagcctctaaccatcctttcctagcaaaccgttgtttggctaagttaccgcttttgctcagcccttcttatagcgttgctagttgcaggtgaagttgaagttggttccatgttggaacatggatattttgggatatcacaatatctcttatttaattaatgcacctatatatatttggtaaagggtggaaggctcggccttatgcctggtgttttgttccactcttgccaccctagtttccgtcataccggtattatgttccttgagtttgcgttccttacgcggttgggtgatttatgggacccccttgacagttcgccttgaataaaactcctccagcaaggcccaaccttggttttaccatttgccacctaagcctttttcccttgggttttcgcgagcccgagggtcatctttatttaaacccccgggccagtgttcctctgagtgttggtccaaactagagcaccgtgcgggaccgtcccttggcaacttgggttatgttggtacctgtacgcttcgcttatccggtgtgccctgagaacgagatatgtgcagctcctatcgagatttgtcggcacattcgggcggctttgctggtcttgttttaccattgtcgaaatgtcttgtaaaccgggattccgagactgatcgggtcttctcgggagaaggtttatccttcattgaccgtgagagcttataatgggctaagttgggacacccctgcagggtattatctttcgaaagccgtgcccgcggttatgaggcagatgggaatttgttaatgtccggttgtagagaacatgtcacttgacttaattaaaatacatcaaccgtgtgtgtagccgtgatggtctcttctcggcggagtccgggaagtgaacacggtttgagttatgcatgaacgtaagtaggagttcaggatcacttcttgatcatttctagctttgcgaccgttgcgttgcttctcttctcgctctcatttgcgtatgttagccaccatatatgcttagtgtcggctgcagctccacctcattaccccatcctttcctataagcttaaatagtcttgatctcgcgagtgtgagattgctgagtcctcgtgactcacagattctaccaaaacagttgcaggtgccgacgatgccagtgcagatgacgaaaccgagctcaagtgggagttcgacgaggaacgtggtcgttactatgtttcttttcctgatgatcagtagtggagcccagttgggacgatcggggatctagcatttggggttatcttattttcatttggatttgaccgtagtcggtctatgtgtggattttggatgatgtatggattatttatgtattgtgtgaagtggcgattgtaagccaactcccgttatcccattcttattcattacatgggattgtgtgaagatgacccttcttgcgacaataccacaatgcggttatgcctctaagtcgtgcctcgacacgtgggagatatagccacatcgtgggtgttacaccaggcccgggtggaacgcggccaccggctcctcctccaccacctcctccgcccTCACCATCTCCAGCTCGGGGATGGTGACGTCGCCGGTCACAGAGAGGGCCATCATCTCCTCGAGGCCCTCCCATTGGCGCTCATGGTGCGTGTTCATGGAGTCCTCCATGACACGTTGCATGAGCCGGGCCTCCTCCTCCGCTATCATGTGAGGAGGCGGTGGTGGCGACGGAGATGGGGAAGGCGACGACGTGGGCGTGAGGCCGCGCACCCGCGTACGCCCGCGCACCTGGGGAGCATGCGATGCGCGCTCTCGCCGTGGCCGCCGCGGCCTCGACGACGTGCCGGCGAAGAAAGAGGCGCGCCACACGTCAAGCTCGTCCCTTAGCCACGTGTCCCAGAGCACGGAGTCGGGGCGTACCTGTCGTCGTAGTACAGGTCGTCCGgtaggaggcggcggcggcgctcgatcTCCTCGCGGCGCGCACGGCCGCTCGTCAGGACCGGCTGGATCGGCACCCGGTCGACGGAGAGGTGCCAGTTATTGGGGAGGTGCACGTCGCTCCACGGGGGCGGCGTCCTCGTCTCCCAATAACGCTGGCATACATCCGCGTTGATGTACTGCCGGTCGCGCTCGCCGCCGGCCGTAGGGCCGATGGTGAATGGGGCAGGCGCGGAGGCCCGACACCGTGGTGATGCGGGCTCCTCTTTCACGgagccgcggcggcggccggaggacgAGCCAGCCTCGCGGTCGTGCTTCCCCTTGCGGTCGTGGTTCCAGAAGCCCATGGCTGCGAGGCGGCCGGCCGGCGAGATCGAGGACGGGGAGAGGATAAGTTAGGGTTTGGGGCATGTCGGGTTTCGAGGAGGCAGCACGGGCTGGAGTGGGGAGTGTGGACGGCGACCGGTCCACGGCTTCCCCATTTAAGAAGGGTGGCGAACGTTCGCCTGGGCGGATGACAGGTGGGGCCGACCGCGCGTGCGCATTAATGTCGGCCGGTGGGAGGTAGGTGGCCGCCTGCCACGCGGCCCCAAGGCGGACGAGCGACGCGTCCGTTTGCTGTCCACCGCGACCCAAGCCCGGCGCATGTTGGTACTCGAAATGGGTCGGTCCGGACACAAAACGGACCAGATGGGTCCAGGCCGTCGCGCGCTGGCCGTCTGATTTGTTCCTTTTACCCTAAACGAACGGAGCCGGACAGGATGGGATGGCGCGGTGGAGTTAGCCTTGACTCTTGCCGCGACAAGCAAAATATCACGGCGTATATACATACACCAAGAAAAAGCAAGACAAGAAATCCAGCGAGAAAAGTAAATATTAAACGAGGGTAGATGATTTTTCCGGCACATGTAAGGCCACGTGACACTTTCTTTGTCCTAAATATAACTCTTTTTAGAGAATTCAacaagcaaaatgagtgaatctatattGTAAAATATGTTTATATCCATCCATATGTAATTTATATTAAAATATCTAAAATGATTTATATTTATAGAAACGAAGGGGTACAATGGTACAACATGCCTGCTAATCGTAGTGCAGGTCTTTTTATAAAGGACATGATCTAAGGGAGGGGCCATGGATCGTCTAAGACGGGTCCTCCTTGTCATTTCTGTTGGGCCGGCCTAAGTAGCTCCTTGCAGGTTAGTCTGTTTCTATTGTTTGAATTTGAAGAATATTCTCAATTCATATATTCTAAAAAACTAAGATTACtttacaaacatgaatttaaATTTATTAACACGTTCATAGCATTTAAAAGAGGTTCACACGTTCCAAAAAAGTATGTCATTTAAAAAACATATTTATACGATTAAAAATTATATTCATTTAATTAAAAACATGTTTATTGAAAGTACGTTACATATACATAAAGGTCCACGCATTTCTAATAAATGTTCAAGACATTTAAAAAAAAGTGTTACATACAATGTAAAAAATCCCATAATTTGAATATGATTCGTATCATTCAAAAACAAATGTTTCAAcatgcatttaaaaaatgtttatcatgcATTCAAAAAACTGATCAAAAACATGTATTTGGGCAAATATGAATCAtgtatttgattttttttaaatatgtatacaaaatattttacatgtatacaaaaaatatacaatTGTATGACAAAATTAGACATCAAACAAAATATTTGAGGAAAAAAAGttaatcatatatttgaaaaatCTTAAACATTACAAAAAATCATGATGTACACAAAAAAGTGCAATGTGTATAAAAAAAGTAGATATCTATTAAAgaaggaaaaggaaaaggaagaaaaatccaaagaaagaaacacagaaacaaaaaaaacaaaatagaAAGAAAAACAAGAGAAAACCGATCAGAAAACccaaagagaaagaaaaaaaacttgagTCGGAAGCAGTACAGTACTGGGACGGGTAGTCCCTCGTGCCCAAAGAGGAGATCGAGTTACATCTGATCTCGGTACGGGAAAGAATTAGCCGTAGCGTTGATTTAGACGCTTTGACTTTATTGATGACTAGCCACAGCTCAGTCGACCATTTTCCGCGGCCTTGTAGTTATTGCACATAGTACATCCCACCCGGTCTTGCCCATTATTAAACTCAGTGCAAATTATACCTGCCGATTTCGGGCCCGAGGAATATATCTTGCATTAAGCGAGCGCATTCTTCTATCTCACTAAAGCTTTCCTCGCGTACTGTAGCAATGGGGTCGGCCGTTGTCTGATTTTTTTCCTTCGTTGGGTTCGTTCGATCAAGTAAGTTCGCTGGCTCGCTCGTGTCGTGTCTTTTTTTCTTGTTTGTTTTtcgtttttctttcttttctctttgTTTCTTCACAGTTTTTTGTTTTCCCCACTTTTTATCGGTCTTTTCCTTTCTTTTCCCGCTTTCACCGATTTTTGTTGTTTACTCtttgtttttatttgtttcttttctCGGTTTTCAATgggttttttctttttatttctttggtttttatttattctttcttggttttcatctatttattttgttttttattctttttgcatttgttttttctgtttttattttgtttcttttcttgttttcatttttttgcttttctttgtttcttttggttttcattctaAATTTCAGGTATATGTTAACAATATTTTTAtaatacacgtttaacatttttcatatacaacTTGTTTTGCATGGATTCAAATATAAATAACATTTTCTTAATACATGGTCAAAAAAATCTAATACAAATTTGTAATGTTTTTCAAATGTTTGATTAACttttttgaatattttttgaataatcGGTCAGCATTTCCCTATACACacttttcaaactttttcaaatgcttgattaacagtTTTCAGAAAACAAATATTAACTTTTTTTAATATATGGTCAATATTTTTTCTATACATTGTCAACATGTTCTAATGCTTAATTAACATTACCCAAACACGTGTTCAACAtctttcaaatgcttgattaaaatTTTTATGGACATGATCAAATTTTGtcatcattttttaatacatggtcaacattttttctatacacactTAACATttctcaaatgcttgattaacatttttcaaatacctGTTCAACATTTTTCTTCAAATTCTTGATTAACATTTGTTTATAGATTATAAAAAATCATCACTTTTTCAATACCTGATCAACAAATTTTCTATACACGCTAAATATTTTCCGAATGCTTTATAACATTTTCCAAATAATTGTTCAACATTTTCCAAattcttgattaacatttttccaTAACTTGTTCAAACATTCCAAtatttgttcaacatttttcaaatacttgctcggcatttttcaaatacttgttcggCATTGTTCAAATGATTTTGCTATTTTTTTAAAGTATAAACGAAAAtacaaaaataaagcaaaaagaaTAGAAAAGAAAAGACGGTGTTGCATCCCACGCTTCTGGACCGGCCCATCTTGGTCTCATTCAGTGAGGGTTCCCCTCCTCGTTGAACGCGAGTTCGGGCAGATCCTGTATGACGCTCGTGTGCGTCCGATCGTCGTTGTTTCGCTGAAGCGAAGCGAGCGACGGAGGCAACACGGGCTGGCCCACTTCGAGCCAGCacccggttttgggaaccttctaggaGGTTCCCTGaaccattttttttcttttgccgGTTTTTACCTGTTTTCTTTTTtcgttttttcctttttctttcttttttctgtttctgtttttatttctcttctttttccttttctttcattttgtgatttttcgtttTTATTTGTATACTTTCTTCAAGAAAATGCTTTGACATCCCAAATTTTGTTCATCGTTTCAAAAAGTGTTCACAGTTTTTAAACTTTATTCACTATTTTAAATTTGGTTCGCTATTTAAAATTGTTCAGCGTATATCACAAAATGTTCAATGGGTATATCATTTTTAAAACTGTGAACACAAAATTGTTCAGCGTATATACACAAAATTGTGCAATGTGTAGTTAAAAATGGTTCAGATTATTTTTACAAAAAAGTTCAATGTATAAAATTTGTTCAGCGTATATACACAAAATTGTGCAATGTGTAGTTAAAAATGGTTCAGATTATTTTTACAAAAAAGTTCAATGTATAAAATTTGTTCATCGTATATCCCAAAAATGTTCAATATGTTTTAAAATTTTGTTAAGTGTATATCACGAAAATGTTCACTGTGTAGGTAAAAATTGTTCATCGTATAtctaaaaaatgttcaatgtatatTTGAAAAGCGTTCATCTTATATAAAAAAATCAATAAAATTTTGTTCATGTTTTGAATAACTGTTCACGTTTTCCAGAAAGAAAACACTTTTTAACAGTTGTTCgagtttcaaaatttgttcaggAAAACATTATACATTCTTTTGAATGAAGATTAAAAACCGGATCTGCCTCCGTACATAGTACTTCAAGTTTACGTTGTACTTACAACCAATCCGAGTTGCTAGGTGCAGTGGCTGAGGACGCAGCTGTACAGCATAAGGTCGCTGGTTCGAATCCAACCAGGCTTTAATTTTTCGTTTGTAGCGTTTTTTCTTATGTTCACTCGTGGCCTggtaatgggccggcccgtttgCGCGAGCTGTGCGCGGAGCTCCCGCGAGTTCGGTAGCTCATATTTGCTGCTTGCATCAGCAACTAGCTACACCTACGAACGCGCAGCTCCCAACTAGGCCGGACCACGTAGCAATCTGTCTTAGCGGTTCTTACTGTATCAGCACAGCACTGTAgcagttcttttttttctctaaaAAAGACTTACAAATCAACCGTCTCAAATGCCTATTTTTTCGAAATGTTACTATTTTTAAGAAAAAGGAAATAATATTTGATAATCTGAAAATATTTTCTGAAAAGAAAAACAATGTGTTTGGTCAATAGTGTAGAATTTTTTGAAATCCATTTTTTTAGAAACATGAACATTTCGTGAGAATCATTTTTTTTATTAATAAGAAGTTTTTTTGAATAATTTTTGAACTTGAaaacatttttatttttttagttttggAAGAAAAGAAATAATTATTTGCGGTAATAATTTCTTTGAACAGGTCAACCCAAACATACCATTTGGTGGCTTGGCACATTGGCAGTACATGCATTGCCAGGCTACACACatacatttttttaacacaacaCAATCAAAGTCTCTAATCCCTATAATCGCACGCACGCACATcttacccctatgagcacctccgatagactgagccggcatatcacttgagattgacgaaatCGCCACAGATGCCTTCGTAGTCGACGGGAgtgtctcctcccactgaacacACATTGCTCGAAGCCGTAGAATAAATCGAGAAAAATGCGAGTACCAATGTCAAAGTCTGGGACTTGAACTCTGGTGGGCAGGGGATACCACTGTTCTTCTAAGCATCCAATCACATGTTGGTTCGCCACACTTCTGCTAATCATACTGTAGGTCATTTTTTATGAGACTTTCTTTTGGAGGGGGCATGATTTACCGGAGCATCTATGTATTGCGTGCTGCGAGACCGATGGAGGTCTTGCCCGAAGGCGCCCACCCCGTGGCTATtattgggccggcccaggtaGCTATGCACTGTTAGTTCGTCTATCATTTGTTCATATTTCGAAAAATATATTCTAAATACATATATTATAAAAACTTAAGATTACTTGAACAAATTGTTAGCCAGGCTTTTTCAAATGGTGAtagtattaaaaaaatgttcgtaGCAT
The Aegilops tauschii subsp. strangulata cultivar AL8/78 chromosome 3, Aet v6.0, whole genome shotgun sequence genome window above contains:
- the LOC141042760 gene encoding uncharacterized protein codes for the protein MGFWNHDRKGKHDREAGSSSGRRRGSVKEEPASPRCRASAPAPFTIGPTAGGERDRQYINADVCQRYWETRTPPPWSDVHLPNNWHLSVDRVPIQPVLTSGRARREEIERRRRLLPDDLYYDDRYAPTPCSGTRG